In Myxococcota bacterium, the sequence CCCTGCCCGATCAGCGGCCCGAGCCCGCCGGGGCGGATGTCGGCGACCAGCCCGCGCAGCTGCAGCCCGATCAGCAGGAACAGCACGCCGTTGATCGCGTACGTGACCAGGTCCCAGACCGGGCGGCCCTGGAGTCGGACGCTGGGCGCCACGTCGGTGCCCGGCGCCTGGCGCAGCATGAGCCCCCCGGCCACGCACGCCAGCACCGCCGAGGCGTGCACGGCCTCGCCCAGCATCCAGGCGAGATAAGGGGCCATGAGCGTGAGCAGGGTCTGGGTCGGCACGTCTTCGATCCAGCGCCGCGCGCGAACGCTCGCCCAGCCGATCGCCAGGCCGATCGCGACCCCCACCGTGGCGGCGAACACGAAGGTCGCGAGCGACTCGCCCCAGTCGAAGGTGCCGGCCACCATGGCGCCGACCGCGCCGCGGTAGAGGATCAGCGCGGTGGCGTCGTTCACGAGGCTCTCGCCCTCGAGAATGGTGACCAGGCGGCGCGGGACGCCCGCCGCCCGGACCACCGCCGTGGCCGAGACCGCGTCGGGCGGCGAGACGATCGCCCCCAGCGCGATCGCCGCCGGCCAGCCCAGGCCCGGCACCGCCAGGTGGACGGTGATCGCCGCGGCGATGGTCGTGGCGACCACCAGGCCGACCGCGAGCAGCGAGATCGGCCGCACGTTGGCCCGGAAGTCACGCAGCGACGTGAAGTAGGCCGCCGACCAGAGCACCGGGGGCAGGAACACGAAGAACACCAGGTCGGGCTCGAGCCGCACCTCGGGCAGACCCGGCACGAAGCTCACGAGCAGCCCCGCGAACACCAGCATGACCGGGTAGGGAATCGGCAGGCGCCGCGCGGCCGACATGGCCAGGAGCACCACACCCAGGAGCACCAACACGATCTGCAGGGTTTGCGGGGTATTCATCCGGCCCGCCTACGTTGGCATACCGCGGCCGGACACTCACTTCCCCGTTGGAACGGCTCTCGCAAACGGGCATCTTCAGTCCAGGAACCCCAGGCGCACGCCGGGTCGGCGCGCGCCTTTGTGCAAACCCGCATCCAGGAGCCCCCTCGACATGAAGGACAAAGACGCGAAGTCGCGGCGCAGCGCGCGCCTCCAGACCCCCACCGATCTGGGGTCGGCGGCCACCAAGGACGTCTCGGCGGCGCTGAACCTCTTGCTCGCAGACACGTTCGCGCTGTATCTGAAGACCAAGAACTTCCACTGGCACGTCTCGGGCCCGCACTTCCGCGACTACCACCTCTTGCTCGACGAGCAGGCGGACCAGATCTACGCGACGACCGACCCGATCGCCGAGCGCGTGCGCAAGGTCGGCGGCAGCACGCTGCGCTCGATCGGCCAGATCTCGCGCCTGCAGCGCGTGAAGGACAACGACGCCGAGTACGTGACTCCGCTCGACATGATCGCGGAGCTGCGCGAGGACAACCTGGCGTTCGCGGCGCGGCTGCGCGAAGCGCACGCGGTGTGCGACGAGTACGGCGACGTCGCGAGCGCGAGCCTGATCGAAGTGTGGATCGACGAGGCCGAGCGCCGCGCCTGGTTCCTGTTCGAGACCACGCGCGTGCGCGGGGAGTAAGTCAGTCGGTCAGGTCCTGCCGACTTCCCTCAGCTCCCGAGGCGCTGGAAGACCTTGTCCGGTGAGTCGGCGCGCGAGTCGTCGCCGAGCAGCGCGAGTGCGCCGCGGATGCGTTCACACACGTTCGGCACGTCGGCGATCTTCTGGCTCTGCAGCTGCTTGGGCAGGAGCCGCTCGACCACGACCTTCATCTGCGCCGAAGTCACGTTGCTCGCCTCGAGGCCCGCGTCCATGAGGGCCAGCTGGATCGCGCCGCGCGCGTTCCAGCGGTCCATGTTCGCGAAGCGCTCGAGCTCGCTCTGCACGGCTTCGAATGCGGCTGAAGCTGCCATGGTCAGGCCGTCGCCAGCTGCGGCGCGCGCGCCGAGCGGTGCACCCAGCGCGTGTACGCGGCGGGCGGCATGAAGATGAGCACGAGGAACACCGTGTTGAGGATCCCGCCGGCGCACGTCACCGACACGTTGATCGGGTTGCGGGCCAGGTTGTAACCCATCGCGAGCATGATGGCGGACACCGAGATCCAGGCCATCGAACACAGCCCCGAGAGGGTCCACAACAGGAAGCGGTTGGTGACCACCGCGTCCGCCATGCCCAGCGCCATGCGCTTGCGCATCATGCGGTAGTAGCGGAAGCCCTCCAGCGCGGTCCACACGTAAGAGAGCAGGAGCACCCCCACCATCAGCGCGAGCGGCGTGCGCGCGTGCGCAGTGACTTCCAGGGGATCCGTGTACGCGAGCCAGGAGTGGATGATTCCGAGGCCCGACCCGGTCAGCACGGCCGAACCGATCGCCGCCAGCACCAGCGCCCAGTACGCCGACGGCCGGAACACCTTCACGGTGAAGAACAGGAAGCAGCAGCAGCCGAACACGAGCGACGTCTCGCCCACCAGATACAGGGGCGTGGCGACGGCGCGGTTGCTGAGCTGCGACGAGACGATCGCCAGCGGGTAGCCCAGCGCCGGCGCCCCGATGTACGAGAGGCCGGCGAGCAGCTCGGGCAGCCCGTGGGAGCGGTTCGCGCGGATCAACAGGCGAACCCCGACCACGGCGCTCGCGATCGTGTAGATGACCAGTCCGATGACGCTGAAGCTTTGCATTTCTTGTCGGGCCTATCGGTGGGCAGCGCCGAACAGTTGAGCATGACGTTTGGAACGCCTGGCGAAGGGGGCACGGGAATCACTTTGCGGTCGGACGCCGTGACTCTTGCGCACGTCTTGCCGGTGAGTGTGGGGTCAGGGGCCGGGCGGCGCCGCCGGGAAGACCTGCTCGAACGCCAGCACGCTCACGGTGATCTCGAAGTGACCGCCGTCGCCCGGGGCCAGGGGCTCGTCGACCGGGCTCTGGAAGGTGACTCGGCCGCCCGGCGGCAGGTCCGTGCTCACGCGGACTGACTGCGCGCGGCCCGGGTCGACGTTCCCGGGCTTGAATTCGTTCGCCCAGCGGTAGTGGTGCTGGACCAGCAGGGTCACGCTGCGCACCGGCGTGTCGGTCTCGTTGTGGAGCGTGCCGGTGACCATGCCGTTCTGCACCGCGGCGTTCTCCAGCTCCACGCGCGCCTGCGAGGGCGCGACGTTCGTGATGCGCGGCGGGTCGGCCAGGATCCACAGCGTGGCGACGACGAATGCGAGCTTCATCACGTCCTCCGGGGCTGCGGGAGGGGGTGGTGCAACGCATGTGCCGGGGCCTGCCGTTCCCGCGCGCGGGTGGCGGCTCGGGTACCATGGCGCCGGAGGGCGCGAAATGTCGCTTGCAGAAGCTTCCCGACCCTACGTCGTGATCTCGTCGGACACGCACGCGGGCGCGAGCATCCAGACCTACCGCGAGTATCTCGACGCGGAGCACCAGAAGCTCTTCGACGAGTGGCGCGGCGGCTACAAGAACCCGCAGCGCGAGCACATCGGGTCGAAGAAGCACAAGAATTGGGACGACACCGAGCGCATGCGCGACATGGAGACGGAAGGCGTGGTGGGCGAGATCATCTTCCCCAACACCGTCCCGCCCTTCTTCCGCACGAGCGTACTGATCTGCGGCAACCCGTCGGTCGCCGACTATCCGCTCTGGCTGCAGGGCATCCGCGCGCACAACCGCTGGCTCGCCGACTGGTGCGCGGAGTTTCCCGAGCGCCGCGCGGGCATCGGCCTGGTGTATCTCAACGACATCGACGCGGCGATCGAAGACGTGCGCTGGATCGCGGAGCACGGGCTGCGCGGCGGCGTGCTGCTGCCCCACGTGCCGCCGGACTGCACGCACCTCTTGCCGCTCTACGCGCCGGAGTACGACCGCTTCTGGGCGGTGTGTCAGGACCTGGGGGTGGTGATCAACCACCACGGCGGCACGGGCTCGCCGGACTACGGGAGATACAAGGTCTCGCTGCCGATCCGCCTGGTCGAGACGGGCTGGTTCTCGACGCGCAGCTACACCCACCTGCTCTTGTCGGGCGTGTTCGAGCGCTTTCCGCGGCTGCGCTACATCGTGACCGAGTCGGGCTGCGCGTGGGTGCCGTCGACGCTGGAGAACCTGGACCGCCTGTGGGCGCGCA encodes:
- a CDS encoding Na+/H+ antiporter, translating into MNTPQTLQIVLVLLGVVLLAMSAARRLPIPYPVMLVFAGLLVSFVPGLPEVRLEPDLVFFVFLPPVLWSAAYFTSLRDFRANVRPISLLAVGLVVATTIAAAITVHLAVPGLGWPAAIALGAIVSPPDAVSATAVVRAAGVPRRLVTILEGESLVNDATALILYRGAVGAMVAGTFDWGESLATFVFAATVGVAIGLAIGWASVRARRWIEDVPTQTLLTLMAPYLAWMLGEAVHASAVLACVAGGLMLRQAPGTDVAPSVRLQGRPVWDLVTYAINGVLFLLIGLQLRGLVADIRPGGLGPLIGQGIVVSLVVIAARLLWVPFFAWLPRRLSRRLRERDPMPTWQAMFLLGWTGLRGIVSLAAAMALPLSLPDGSPLPFRSEIVLITFVVIFCTLVLQGLSLAPIIQWLELPVDDEAMREEVRARSHAARSALARLEALEAEPWADPRALASLREQYEGRLRRACDGASSLIVERGAKRARFESLLAERLALLELRRDDVISDEVLLQLETELDLEAARHGLAELRRAETLAE
- a CDS encoding DNA starvation/stationary phase protection protein; its protein translation is MKDKDAKSRRSARLQTPTDLGSAATKDVSAALNLLLADTFALYLKTKNFHWHVSGPHFRDYHLLLDEQADQIYATTDPIAERVRKVGGSTLRSIGQISRLQRVKDNDAEYVTPLDMIAELREDNLAFAARLREAHAVCDEYGDVASASLIEVWIDEAERRAWFLFETTRVRGE
- a CDS encoding amidohydrolase family protein; this translates as MSLAEASRPYVVISSDTHAGASIQTYREYLDAEHQKLFDEWRGGYKNPQREHIGSKKHKNWDDTERMRDMETEGVVGEIIFPNTVPPFFRTSVLICGNPSVADYPLWLQGIRAHNRWLADWCAEFPERRAGIGLVYLNDIDAAIEDVRWIAEHGLRGGVLLPHVPPDCTHLLPLYAPEYDRFWAVCQDLGVVINHHGGTGSPDYGRYKVSLPIRLVETGWFSTRSYTHLLLSGVFERFPRLRYIVTESGCAWVPSTLENLDRLWARMRSGVVGEFQFADGALPPEPPSFYARRNCWYGASSPSPRELEGRHQIGVEHLCWGSDYPHHEGTYPYTRKSLRHTFHAMDPTEVRAMLGENAARLYGFDLGKLEPLAAKFGPTPEEVARPLAPEELPRDSGSMAFS